A genome region from Funiculus sociatus GB2-C1 includes the following:
- a CDS encoding DUF1825 family protein, with amino-acid sequence MGFFDSEIVQQEAKQLFEDYQSLIQLGSHYGKFDREGKKIFIEKMEAMMDRYRIFMKRFELSDDFMAQMTVEQLNTQLGQFGITPTQMFDQMNLTLERMKSELEKQT; translated from the coding sequence ATGGGATTTTTTGACTCCGAAATTGTTCAACAAGAAGCCAAGCAGCTGTTTGAAGATTATCAATCCCTAATACAACTGGGAAGCCACTACGGTAAATTTGACCGCGAAGGTAAAAAGATTTTTATTGAGAAAATGGAAGCCATGATGGATCGCTATCGCATCTTTATGAAGCGATTCGAGCTATCTGATGACTTCATGGCTCAAATGACAGTCGAACAGCTTAACACTCAGCTTGGTCAATTTGGCATTACCCCAACTCAAATGTTCGACCAAATGAACCTCACTTTAGAGCGGATGAAATCCGAATTAGAAAAGCAAACATAA
- a CDS encoding NINE protein, with protein MLTQKNRKVAALLAFTGAIIPFAGFHKFYLGQPLWGAVYLLLSWGTPIARIASAIEGIWYLFQDGDEFDRNFNLGVESLPESVGVATNSVSAIADALRQLDSLRQEGLISEYEFEQKRRQCLDRMR; from the coding sequence ATGTTGACACAAAAAAATCGAAAAGTTGCCGCACTTTTGGCATTTACCGGAGCGATAATCCCGTTTGCTGGCTTTCACAAGTTTTATCTGGGACAGCCGCTTTGGGGAGCAGTTTATTTACTGTTGTCGTGGGGAACACCTATCGCTCGAATTGCCAGCGCTATTGAAGGGATATGGTATTTATTCCAAGATGGGGATGAATTTGACCGGAATTTTAATTTAGGTGTAGAATCACTCCCTGAGTCAGTTGGAGTGGCGACTAACTCAGTGAGTGCGATCGCTGATGCTTTGCGTCAACTGGATAGTCTACGCCAAGAAGGGCTAATCTCAGAGTATGAATTTGAGCAA
- a CDS encoding PBP1A family penicillin-binding protein, giving the protein MSSSTIQDKQPRREPSAPIVQFMQGVGKATGGTLLGITMLTSSVVAGGLVGLAISFRNLPDVRVLRSYIPTETSYIYDIQGKHLASLHGEANREVVPLDKISPELKRAVLAIEDSHFYLHQGINPNSVGRALKANWEKGNVVEGGSTITMQLVKNLFLSRKRTMSRKIAEAVLAIRLEQIFKKDQILEMYLNQVYWGHNNYGVQTASESYFNKKAADLDLAEAAMLAGMIQAPEDYSIFGNYKQAKQRQTQVLGRMRELGWITEQERAAAVKQEIKRGQLTSWQTSELPYITEAVVAELNERFGRDAVLKGGMRIQTTIDYKFQRMAEQKVSRWHRRLQSYGLYNNQIALVSVDPRTHFVKAMVGGVSYDKSQFNRAIQSRRQPGSAFKPFVYYAAFATGKYTPYSTVFDTPVSYRDGGGYYSPRNYGGGFSGAMSIRQALMVSANVPAVKLGRAVGLDKVIEICRTIGFKSPIEPVISLPLGAIGVTPLEMAGGYATFASNGWYSPPTVIARITDSSGNVLLDNTPKRRLVLDPWASASLTSVLQGVVTGGTGKNAQIGRPAAGKTGTTSSEKDVWFVGYVPQLSTAVWIGKDNNRSLGGGITGGEYAAPIWRDFMSSAMSGVPVNYFPSPNKFPRPR; this is encoded by the coding sequence GTGTCGTCTAGCACTATTCAAGATAAACAACCGAGAAGAGAGCCATCAGCCCCGATAGTTCAGTTCATGCAGGGAGTCGGTAAAGCAACAGGCGGAACCCTCCTGGGCATCACCATGCTGACCAGTTCGGTTGTCGCTGGGGGACTGGTTGGTTTAGCTATCAGCTTCCGTAACCTACCTGATGTGCGGGTTCTTCGCAGCTACATCCCCACAGAAACTTCTTACATTTACGACATTCAAGGCAAGCACCTAGCTTCGCTCCACGGAGAAGCCAATCGGGAAGTCGTACCCCTTGATAAAATTTCCCCTGAACTCAAGCGGGCGGTTCTAGCGATTGAAGATAGCCACTTCTATTTGCACCAAGGCATTAACCCCAACAGCGTTGGTCGCGCCTTAAAAGCTAACTGGGAAAAAGGCAACGTTGTCGAGGGTGGCTCGACAATCACCATGCAGTTGGTGAAAAACCTTTTCTTGTCTCGCAAGCGGACAATGAGCCGCAAAATTGCCGAAGCGGTGCTAGCAATTCGGTTAGAACAAATCTTTAAGAAAGACCAAATTTTAGAAATGTACCTCAATCAGGTGTATTGGGGTCACAACAACTATGGTGTTCAAACAGCATCTGAAAGCTACTTTAACAAGAAAGCCGCCGATCTAGACTTAGCTGAGGCAGCAATGTTGGCAGGAATGATTCAGGCTCCGGAAGATTACAGTATTTTCGGGAACTACAAGCAGGCAAAGCAGCGCCAAACACAGGTTTTGGGTCGGATGCGCGAGTTGGGATGGATTACTGAGCAAGAGAGAGCAGCCGCTGTTAAGCAAGAAATTAAACGGGGTCAGCTGACCTCGTGGCAAACCAGCGAACTGCCTTACATCACAGAAGCGGTTGTTGCGGAGTTAAATGAGCGCTTCGGTCGGGATGCGGTGCTAAAAGGCGGTATGCGAATCCAGACGACCATCGACTACAAGTTCCAACGTATGGCGGAACAAAAGGTGAGTCGTTGGCATAGAAGACTTCAGAGTTACGGGCTTTATAACAACCAAATTGCTCTGGTATCAGTTGATCCTCGGACGCACTTTGTAAAAGCAATGGTGGGCGGGGTCAGTTACGATAAAAGCCAGTTCAACCGTGCTATCCAATCCCGCCGACAGCCGGGATCTGCCTTTAAGCCATTTGTTTACTACGCGGCTTTTGCTACGGGTAAGTATACGCCCTACTCCACCGTCTTCGATACGCCAGTTAGTTATCGGGATGGTGGCGGCTATTACTCTCCCCGAAACTACGGTGGTGGTTTCTCTGGGGCGATGAGCATTCGCCAAGCACTCATGGTTTCCGCTAACGTTCCGGCTGTGAAGCTTGGGCGGGCTGTGGGACTGGATAAGGTGATTGAAATTTGCCGGACTATTGGCTTTAAGAGTCCGATTGAACCTGTAATTTCTTTGCCTTTGGGAGCGATTGGTGTTACGCCTTTGGAAATGGCGGGCGGTTATGCCACTTTTGCTAGTAATGGTTGGTACTCTCCCCCAACCGTTATTGCCCGGATCACGGATAGTAGTGGCAATGTGTTGCTCGATAATACTCCTAAACGCCGATTGGTTTTAGACCCGTGGGCTAGTGCTTCCCTGACAAGCGTGCTGCAAGGGGTAGTTACTGGCGGTACCGGGAAAAACGCACAGATAGGACGACCCGCAGCTGGTAAGACTGGTACGACTTCCTCTGAGAAAGATGTTTGGTTTGTGGGCTATGTCCCGCAACTCTCTACGGCTGTCTGGATTGGGAAGGATAATAACCGGAGTTTAGGCGGTGGTATAACGGGTGGCGAATATGCGGCTCCCATCTGGCGCGATTTTATGTCAAGTGCTATGAGTGGTGTTCCTGTGAATTACTTCCCCTCGCCTAACAAGTTTCCGCGCCCTAGATAA